In a genomic window of Mycolicibacterium neoaurum VKM Ac-1815D:
- a CDS encoding ABC-F family ATP-binding cassette domain-containing protein, with protein MSIVLSHLSFNWPDGTVVFDELSSAFGRGRTGLVAPNGAGKTTLLRLIAGELTPTAGSLTVDGVLGYLPQNLPFLARHTVSDVLGITAVLTALDALAAGDASEQVFAAIGDDWDIAERSRAQLDRLGLADLELDRPLSTLSGGQVVSLGLTAQLLRHPDVLLLDEPTNNLDIDARQRLYAALDDFGGCLLVVSHDRVLLDRMDGIAELRNGEVSHFGGGFTDYQIAVQSAQELAENNIRNAEQELKRQKQQMQQARERADKRASTAKRNLKDAGLPKIVAGKLKRDAQQSAAKADDVHARRIGDARSRLDDAERALREDDLVALDLPETEVAAGRVFFSGTGLSSRVFADIDLDIRGPERIALTGGNGAGKSTLLRIIAGDLEPGGGVVQRGDGRIAYLSQRLDLLEERATVADSLAVSAPGLSITRRRHLLAQFLFRGDRIDLPIAALSGGERLRATLACVLFAEPAPQLLLLDEPTNNLDLASVAQLESALNAYRGAFVVVSHDRTFLDNIGIQRWLRLADGVLAT; from the coding sequence ATGTCTATTGTGCTGTCCCATCTTTCGTTCAACTGGCCCGATGGCACCGTCGTGTTCGACGAGCTGTCGTCTGCGTTCGGCCGTGGCCGTACCGGCCTCGTCGCGCCCAACGGCGCGGGCAAGACCACCCTGTTGCGGCTCATCGCCGGAGAACTGACACCGACCGCCGGCAGCCTCACGGTCGACGGGGTGCTCGGCTACCTGCCGCAGAATCTGCCATTCCTGGCCCGGCACACGGTGTCCGACGTCCTCGGCATCACCGCGGTGCTGACGGCGCTGGATGCGCTGGCCGCAGGCGATGCGAGCGAGCAGGTGTTCGCCGCGATCGGTGACGACTGGGACATCGCCGAACGGTCGCGCGCCCAGCTCGACCGGCTCGGCCTTGCGGACCTGGAGCTGGACCGGCCGCTGTCCACACTCTCCGGTGGGCAGGTGGTCTCACTCGGGCTGACCGCGCAGCTGCTGCGCCACCCTGATGTGCTGTTGCTCGACGAACCCACCAACAATCTGGATATCGATGCGCGGCAACGTCTCTACGCGGCTCTCGACGATTTCGGCGGATGCCTGCTCGTGGTGAGTCACGACCGGGTGCTGCTGGACCGGATGGACGGTATCGCCGAACTGCGGAACGGTGAGGTGTCGCACTTCGGTGGCGGTTTCACCGACTACCAGATCGCGGTGCAGTCGGCACAGGAATTGGCCGAGAACAACATCCGCAATGCCGAACAGGAGCTCAAACGGCAGAAGCAGCAGATGCAGCAGGCCAGGGAACGCGCCGACAAGCGGGCATCCACCGCCAAACGCAATCTCAAGGATGCCGGCCTGCCGAAAATTGTTGCGGGCAAGTTGAAAAGGGATGCCCAGCAGTCCGCGGCCAAGGCCGACGATGTGCACGCACGGCGCATCGGCGACGCCCGAAGTCGCCTCGACGATGCCGAGCGTGCCTTGCGTGAGGATGACCTGGTCGCCCTCGATCTGCCGGAGACCGAGGTAGCCGCCGGCCGGGTGTTTTTCAGCGGAACCGGCTTGTCGTCAAGGGTTTTCGCGGATATCGATCTGGACATCCGTGGCCCGGAGCGCATCGCACTGACCGGTGGCAACGGGGCCGGAAAGTCGACGTTGCTGCGCATCATCGCCGGTGATCTCGAACCCGGTGGCGGCGTCGTGCAGCGTGGCGACGGACGGATCGCCTACCTGTCCCAGCGTCTGGACCTCCTCGAGGAGCGGGCCACGGTGGCCGACAGTCTGGCGGTCTCCGCGCCCGGTCTGTCGATCACCCGGCGGCGGCACCTGTTGGCGCAGTTCCTGTTCCGGGGTGACCGCATCGACCTGCCGATCGCCGCGCTGTCCGGTGGCGAGCGGCTGCGGGCAACCCTGGCGTGTGTGCTGTTCGCCGAGCCCGCGCCCCAGCTATTGCTGCTCGACGAGCCGACCAACAATCTCGATCTGGCCAGCGTCGCGCAGCTGGAGTCCGCCCTGAACGCCTACCGCGGCGCCTTCGTCGTGGTCAGCCACGACCGGACCTTCCTGGACAACATCGGCATCCAGCGGTGGTTGCGGCTGGCTGACGGGGTGTTGGCGACGTAG
- the dapE gene encoding succinyl-diaminopimelate desuccinylase, whose protein sequence is MGLDLRADPITLTAALVDIPSESRHEQRIADEIESALRAQAPHFEVIRSGNAVLARTNLGRSSRVLLAGHTDTVPAADNVPSRRDGDLMYGCGTSDMKSGDAVFLHLAATIAEPAHDLTLVMYDCEEIESSANGLGRIERDLPAWLAADVAILGEPSGGFIEAGCQGTIRVVATAAGTRAHSARSWLGDNAIHKLGAVLDRLSRYQARSVDIDGCVYREGLSAVRIDGGIAGNVIPDAASVTINFRFAPDRSVEQAVAHVHEVLAGLDVTCETTDAAAGALPGLANPAAAALVAAAGGQVRAKYGWTDVSRFAALGIAAVNYGPGDPNLAHKVDEHVDITAITATTETLRAYLTA, encoded by the coding sequence ATGGGGCTAGACCTGCGCGCCGACCCGATCACACTGACCGCCGCCCTGGTGGACATCCCCAGCGAGTCGCGTCACGAGCAGCGCATCGCCGACGAGATCGAGTCCGCACTCCGGGCGCAGGCCCCGCACTTCGAGGTCATCCGCTCCGGCAACGCGGTGTTGGCGCGCACGAACCTGGGCCGCAGCTCCCGGGTGCTGCTGGCCGGGCACACCGACACCGTGCCCGCGGCCGACAATGTGCCAAGCCGTCGCGACGGTGACCTGATGTACGGCTGCGGCACCTCGGACATGAAATCCGGGGACGCGGTGTTCCTGCACCTCGCCGCCACCATCGCCGAGCCCGCCCATGATCTGACCCTGGTCATGTACGACTGCGAGGAGATCGAGTCGAGTGCCAACGGACTGGGCCGCATCGAACGCGACCTACCCGCCTGGCTGGCCGCCGATGTGGCGATCCTTGGGGAGCCCTCCGGCGGTTTCATCGAGGCGGGCTGCCAGGGAACCATCCGCGTCGTGGCCACGGCCGCCGGAACCCGAGCGCACTCGGCACGATCATGGCTGGGCGACAACGCCATCCACAAACTCGGCGCCGTGCTCGACAGGCTTTCCCGGTATCAGGCCCGCAGCGTGGACATCGATGGCTGCGTGTACCGCGAAGGGTTGTCGGCTGTGCGGATCGACGGCGGTATCGCGGGCAATGTCATCCCCGACGCGGCGTCGGTGACCATCAACTTCCGCTTCGCGCCCGACCGCAGCGTCGAGCAGGCGGTGGCGCACGTGCACGAGGTGCTCGCGGGCCTCGACGTGACCTGCGAGACCACCGACGCGGCCGCCGGCGCGCTGCCCGGACTGGCCAACCCCGCTGCGGCGGCACTGGTCGCCGCGGCCGGGGGACAGGTGCGCGCCAAGTACGGCTGGACCGATGTGTCCCGCTTCGCCGCGCTGGGCATCGCCGCGGTGAACTACGGGCCGGGCGACCCGAACCTGGCGCACAAGGTCGACGAACATGTCGACATCACCGCGATCACCGCGACCACCGAGACGTTGCGGGCGTACTTAACCGCTTGA
- a CDS encoding NUDIX domain-containing protein: protein MARIERLSSREVYRNNWMTVREDAIRRPDGSEGIYGVIDKPTYALVIARDSDRFHLVEQYRYPIGLRRWEFPQGTAPDLADLEPEELAARELREETGLRAESLVRLGMLDVAPGMSSQRGWVFLATGLHEGAHEREHEEQDMRSEWFTAAQIEEMIRGGAITDAQTIAAWAMVLLSERN, encoded by the coding sequence ATGGCCCGCATCGAACGACTGTCCAGTCGTGAGGTATACCGCAACAACTGGATGACGGTGCGCGAGGATGCCATCCGCAGGCCCGACGGCAGCGAGGGCATCTATGGCGTCATCGACAAGCCCACGTACGCACTCGTGATCGCCCGCGACTCGGACCGGTTCCACCTGGTAGAGCAGTATCGATATCCGATCGGGTTGCGGCGCTGGGAATTCCCGCAAGGGACCGCACCGGATCTGGCCGACCTGGAACCCGAGGAACTGGCCGCTCGCGAGTTGCGAGAGGAGACCGGGCTGCGGGCCGAATCCCTGGTGCGGCTGGGCATGCTGGACGTGGCCCCCGGGATGAGCAGCCAACGCGGCTGGGTCTTCTTGGCCACCGGATTGCACGAAGGCGCTCATGAGCGTGAGCACGAAGAGCAGGACATGCGCAGCGAGTGGTTCACGGCCGCCCAGATCGAGGAGATGATCCGCGGCGGCGCGATCACCGACGCGCAGACCATTGCGGCATGGGCCATGGTCCTGCTGTCCGAACGGAATTGA
- the dapD gene encoding 2,3,4,5-tetrahydropyridine-2,6-dicarboxylate N-succinyltransferase — translation MTAASGVGLATIAADGTVLDTWFPAPELTGDGSTGTVRLSVAELPESLGALTGPDADRDVEVVAVRTSIADLDDKPVDTYDAYLRLHLLSHRLTKPHEANLDGIFGLLANVVWTNFGPAAVEGFELVRAKLRNRGAVAVYGVDKFPRMVDYVLPAGVRIADADRVRLGAHLAPGTTVMHEGFVNFNAGTLGNSMVEGRISAGVVVDDGSDVGGGASIMGTLSGGGKEVISIGKRCLLGANAGVGISLGDDCVVEAGLYVTGGTKVTTGDGQTIKAKELSGSNNLLFRRNSVSGAVEVVKRDGTGITLNEALHAN, via the coding sequence GTGACTGCCGCATCTGGCGTCGGCCTGGCCACCATCGCCGCCGACGGAACCGTACTGGACACCTGGTTTCCCGCCCCCGAGCTGACCGGCGACGGCAGCACCGGCACCGTGCGACTGTCGGTGGCCGAGTTGCCCGAGTCCCTCGGCGCACTGACCGGCCCGGATGCCGATCGCGATGTCGAGGTCGTGGCGGTGCGCACCAGCATCGCCGATCTGGACGACAAGCCCGTCGACACCTATGACGCCTACCTGCGGCTGCACCTGCTCAGCCACCGGCTGACCAAGCCGCACGAGGCCAACCTCGACGGCATCTTCGGACTGCTGGCCAATGTGGTCTGGACCAACTTCGGCCCGGCCGCGGTCGAGGGCTTCGAACTGGTGCGCGCCAAGCTGCGAAACCGCGGCGCGGTCGCGGTCTACGGGGTCGACAAGTTCCCGCGGATGGTCGACTACGTGCTGCCCGCGGGGGTGCGCATCGCCGATGCCGACCGCGTCCGTCTGGGGGCGCACCTGGCCCCCGGCACCACCGTGATGCACGAGGGCTTCGTCAACTTCAACGCGGGCACGCTGGGCAACTCGATGGTCGAGGGACGTATCTCCGCCGGTGTGGTCGTCGACGACGGTTCCGATGTCGGCGGCGGCGCGTCCATCATGGGCACGCTGTCCGGCGGCGGCAAAGAGGTCATCTCGATCGGCAAGCGCTGCCTGCTGGGCGCCAATGCCGGTGTGGGCATCTCGCTGGGCGACGATTGCGTCGTCGAGGCCGGGCTGTATGTCACCGGCGGCACCAAGGTCACCACCGGTGACGGCCAGACCATCAAGGCCAAGGAGCTGTCCGGGTCGAACAACCTGCTGTTCCGCCGCAACTCGGTGTCCGGCGCGGTGGAGGTCGTCAAGCGCGACGGCACCGGCATCACGCTGAACGAGGCGCTGCACGCCAACTGA
- a CDS encoding Rv2253 family sensor-like surface protein — translation MLVRRLCAALAALMVAGLFPAPSAGAAAQWWNGRYQVVSYASQKNGTSVAARQPEGDLTALYTFATACGTACVATVVDGPAPSNPTIPQPQRYTWSAGKWTFSYNWQWECFRGEGLPRLYSPAQSWVTYTPQPDGSLQGSWYTDILSGPCRGNVLIPAAAFPAP, via the coding sequence ATGTTGGTCCGTCGACTGTGCGCCGCGCTTGCCGCCCTGATGGTGGCCGGCCTCTTTCCCGCACCCTCGGCCGGCGCTGCAGCCCAGTGGTGGAACGGTCGCTATCAGGTCGTGAGCTACGCGTCGCAGAAGAACGGCACCAGCGTCGCGGCGCGCCAGCCGGAGGGTGACCTGACGGCGCTCTACACATTCGCCACCGCCTGCGGCACCGCCTGTGTGGCGACCGTCGTGGACGGGCCGGCACCGTCGAATCCCACCATCCCGCAACCGCAGCGCTACACCTGGAGCGCAGGCAAGTGGACCTTCAGCTACAACTGGCAGTGGGAGTGCTTCCGCGGTGAGGGGTTACCGCGGTTATACAGCCCCGCACAGTCGTGGGTCACCTACACACCGCAGCCCGACGGTTCATTGCAGGGCAGTTGGTACACCGACATCCTCAGTGGCCCGTGCCGCGGTAACGTGCTGATTCCGGCCGCGGCATTCCCCGCGCCCTGA
- a CDS encoding acyl-CoA synthetase: MLLTSLDPAAVAAGHDLADAVRIDGVSLSRSDLVGAGTSVAERVARAQRVAILATPTATTVLAVVGCLIAGVPFVPVPPDVGATERAHLLSDSGAQAWLGELPAETEGLPHIPVRMHARSWHRYAEPAPQSTAIIMYTSGTTGLPKGVKISRQAIAADIDGLVQAWQWTAEDTLVHGLPLFHVHGLVLGLLGSLRIGNRFVHTGKPSPAGYAEARGSLYFGVPTVWSRIAADERAARALAGARLLVSGSAALPVPVFEELVRLTGHAPVERYGSTESLITLSTRADGERRPGWVGLPLDGVQTRLVDEDGALVPHDGETIGHLQLKGPTVFTGYLNREDATAEAFDPEGWFRTGDVAVIDADGMHRIVGRESVDLIKSGGYRIGAGEIETVLLGYPGIDEVAVVGLPDADLGQRIVAFVVGDVEPQQVIDFVAEQLSVHKRPREVRIVESLPRNAMGKVLKKELAK, encoded by the coding sequence GTGTTGCTGACCTCGTTGGACCCGGCCGCGGTCGCCGCCGGGCACGACCTTGCCGACGCCGTGCGCATCGATGGTGTGAGCCTGAGCCGCAGCGACCTGGTGGGCGCGGGAACCTCCGTCGCCGAACGGGTCGCGCGAGCACAGCGGGTCGCCATCCTGGCCACCCCGACGGCCACCACGGTGCTGGCTGTCGTCGGGTGTCTCATCGCGGGTGTGCCGTTCGTCCCGGTGCCGCCCGACGTCGGTGCCACCGAACGCGCGCATTTGCTGTCCGATTCGGGTGCGCAGGCCTGGCTCGGTGAGCTGCCCGCCGAAACCGAAGGCCTGCCCCATATTCCGGTGCGCATGCACGCGCGGTCCTGGCATCGCTACGCCGAGCCTGCGCCGCAGTCGACGGCGATCATCATGTATACGTCGGGAACCACCGGGCTGCCCAAGGGCGTGAAGATCAGCAGGCAGGCCATCGCCGCCGATATCGACGGACTCGTGCAGGCCTGGCAGTGGACAGCCGAGGACACCCTGGTGCACGGGCTGCCGCTGTTTCACGTGCACGGTCTGGTCTTGGGTCTGCTGGGCTCGCTGCGGATCGGAAACCGGTTCGTGCACACGGGGAAACCGTCACCGGCCGGTTACGCCGAGGCGCGCGGTTCGCTGTACTTCGGGGTGCCCACGGTGTGGTCGCGGATCGCCGCCGACGAGCGGGCCGCGCGCGCACTGGCAGGGGCGCGGCTGCTGGTGTCCGGCAGCGCGGCCCTTCCGGTGCCGGTGTTCGAGGAGTTGGTCCGGCTGACCGGGCATGCGCCCGTCGAGCGGTATGGCAGCACCGAATCGCTGATCACGCTGAGCACCAGGGCCGACGGTGAGCGGCGTCCCGGATGGGTCGGGCTGCCGCTGGACGGGGTGCAGACCCGCCTTGTCGACGAGGACGGTGCGCTCGTGCCGCACGACGGCGAGACGATCGGGCACCTGCAGCTCAAGGGTCCCACCGTGTTCACGGGCTATCTCAACCGCGAGGATGCCACCGCCGAGGCCTTCGATCCCGAGGGTTGGTTTCGTACCGGTGACGTCGCGGTGATCGATGCCGATGGCATGCATCGCATCGTCGGCCGCGAGTCGGTGGATCTGATCAAGTCCGGTGGATACCGGATCGGTGCCGGTGAGATCGAGACCGTCTTGCTCGGGTATCCCGGCATCGACGAGGTGGCGGTCGTCGGGCTGCCCGATGCGGATCTGGGACAGCGCATCGTCGCCTTCGTCGTCGGGGATGTCGAGCCGCAGCAGGTGATCGACTTTGTGGCCGAACAGCTTTCGGTGCACAAGCGGCCGCGTGAGGTGCGCATCGTCGAGAGTCTGCCGCGCAATGCGATGGGCAAGGTGCTCAAGAAGGAGCTGGCCAAGTGA
- a CDS encoding VOC family protein gives MSLTFDEICIDAHDPEALGQWWSRVLDWPTHTDADGDVVLTPTPGQGPKWLFLAVDDDKVVKNRIHLDFRPDDQAAEVARVLALGATHVDIGQGEQSWVVLADPEGNEFCIL, from the coding sequence ATGTCTTTGACGTTTGACGAGATCTGCATCGACGCCCATGACCCGGAGGCGCTCGGCCAGTGGTGGTCACGGGTGCTGGACTGGCCCACACACACCGACGCCGACGGCGATGTGGTGCTGACCCCGACACCCGGCCAGGGCCCGAAGTGGCTGTTCCTTGCCGTCGACGACGACAAGGTGGTCAAGAATCGCATCCATCTGGACTTCCGGCCCGACGATCAGGCCGCCGAGGTGGCCCGGGTGCTCGCGCTGGGCGCCACCCATGTCGACATCGGTCAGGGCGAGCAGAGCTGGGTCGTGCTGGCCGACCCGGAGGGCAACGAGTTCTGCATCCTCTGA